The Zhihengliuella sp. ISTPL4 genomic interval CGTGACCTGGCAGGTCTCGGACGATCAGCGATGGGTGATCCTCGGGCCGAACGGTGCCGGCAAGACGACGCTGCTGCAGCTCGCCGACACGCTCATGCACCCGACGTCGGGCACGGTGACCGTCCTCGGCGAGACCCTCGGACGTACCGACGTCTTCGAGGTGCGACCGCGGATCGGATTCGCGTCCACCGCGATGGCCAAGCGCATCCCGCGCGACGAGACGGTCCTCAACACGGTCCTCACGGCGGCGTACTCCGTGCTCGGACGCTGGAACGAGAGCTACGAGGACATCGACGAGCGGCGTGCGCTTCGGGTGCTGGGGGACTGGCGCCTCGCGCACCTCGCCGACCGCACGTTCGGCACACTCAGCGACGGCGAGCAGAAGCGGGTGCAGATCGCGCGGGCGGTCATGACCGACCCCGAGCTGCTGCTGCTCGACGAGCCCACGGCCTCGCTCGACCTCGGGTCGCGCGAGGAGCTGCTGGCCCTGCTCGGCGGATACGCTTCGGCCCCGACGACGCCCGCGATGCTCATGGTGACGCACCACGTCGAGGAGATCCCGGTCGGCTTCACGCACGTGCTGCTGATCCGCGACGGCGCCGTGGTCGCCGCGGGCCCGATCGCCGAGACGCTCACCGCGGACGCCCTCAGCGAGACCTTCGGCATGCCGATCGCACTCAGCAGCGAAAACGGACGCTACTCCGCCCGCGCCGCCTCCTGAGCTCGGTTCCGCCGGGTTACTGAGCTCGGTTCCGATGGGTTACTGAGCTCGGTTCCGATGGGTTACTGAGCTCGTCGAAGTACTGGTAGAATCGATCCTTGGTGCGTTCGTACCACAGACTTCCCTCGTCCCTGGCACAATCCAGGGCAGCAACAAAGGAATCCCATGAAGACTGACATTCACCCCGAGTACAAGGCTGTCGTGTTCCGCGACCTCGGTTCGGGCGAGACCTTCCTCACCCGCTCCACCGTCACCAGCGACAAGACGGTCGAGCTGGACGGCGTGGAGTACCCGGTGATCGACGTCGAGATCTCCTCGGCCTCGCACCCCTTCTACACGGGCAAGCAGCGCATCATGGACTCGGCCGGTCGCGTCGAGAAGTTCAACCAGCGCTTCAAGGGCTTCGGCGGCTCCTCCAAGTAAGGACCGCCCACGAAGGCCCCGCATTCCGAGGAGTGCGGGGCCTTCGTCCTGCCCGGGGGCCGCGTCGCTCACACGTCGATGACGATGCGTCCGCGATCGATGCGGCTCGGCGGATCTCCGGGGCTCGGAGCCGGAGCGGTGCGCTGGGTCTGGCGGTCCCGCTCCTGTGCCGCCTCGTGCGCCGTGGGAGACCAGACGGCGTCGAAGACACCGACGAGGCCGCCGGAGCCGGCCTGCTCGTACTTCTCCTCGACCGGCCGACGGGAGAGCGAGTGCCGGATGCCCACGAAGAACAGCACCGGCCCCGTGCCGAGCACGACGACGATCGTCGACCATCCGAGCAGATGCTCCATGCGCCCAGCCTAGATCGGCGATCGATGGGACGGTAGCCGTCTCGCGACGGATGTCAGCGGACGCGGCGTCCCTGAGCGAGATCGATCAGGCGCGCCAGCACGGGCCCGGTGCGCAGGCCGTTGTGCTCGTGCTCGCTGGTCACCCAGGGCGTCACTCCGGGGAGAAGACGCGCGGTCTCCAGCGAGAATTCCAGCGGCACGTAGACATCGTTCACATACACCGCGGCCGCGCCGGTCGCCCCGGAGGCGGCGAGAGCCTCAGGCTCGTAGATCCGTGGCCATACGTGGTCCGCCAGGATCGACGTCACGTCGCGCCACGGCTGCAGCCCGGGGACGGTGTCCGCCCACTCGCGACGGATGTGTTCGCCCGTGAAGAGGGTGGGGTCGTCGCGGAAGTCGTCCGGCTCGACGCGCTCCGCCGACCACCGCGTGGCGTGGCCGCTCGCGTAGCTCGACTCGTGGAAGGCGTAGTACAGCGGATTGCGTCCCCCGAAGGGCATGGCGTGCGCGAGGTCATAGCGGAAGGCGTTGGAAGAGGGGTCGCGCTCGAGGAGCGACCAGACCGTCTGCCAGCCGTCGTCGGTGCCGAGGGCGGAGCCGACGGAGCGCAGCCGGGAGCGCGACACGACCTCGCCGTCGGGGAGGATGAGGTCGCCGGCATCCGCGAGGTCGATGAGGCGACGCATGACATCGCGGTGCTCCGGGAAGCGGCGGTAGTACCGCTCGGACGCCAGGCGCATCTTGTCGTAGCAGAGGGCGTAGACCTCGTCCGGGTCGCGCTCGACCGTGCTGAGCCCACCGGTGATGAAGACATCGTCGAGGGAATCCGCATGGGTCGACAGGTAGGACAGGGTCGTGAAGCCGCCGAAGGACTGCCCGAGAACGCTCCAGCTCGACGCGCCCAGGTGCTCCCGCAGCGCCTCGCAGTCGCGCACGATGGCATCGGCCCGCAGGTGCGTCAGGTGCTCGGCGACGGCTGCGGCGCCCCGCGCGAGGTCGCCGTCGCCGACGGGGGAGGACAGCCCCGTCCCGCGCTGGTCCAGGAGGACGAGTCGGTAGTGCGCGAGGGCCTGGTCCAGCCACGCGGGCGCTGTGGAGGCATGGAAGGGACGCGGGGCCTCGTGCCCGGGCCCGCCCTGCAGGAACACCAGATAGGGGAGCGTCTCGCCCCCGTCCCGTGCCACCACGCGGGCGAACACGTCGATCGTGCGGGTGTCCGCCGGGTCTTCCCAGACGAGGGGCACCGTGAGCGTGTGCTCCTCGACGGCGAGGTCGAGCAGGCGGCGGCGGATGACAGTGGTCATGGTCACATCACATTCCCGATGTAGGAGTACTTCACGAAGACTTCGGCGGCGATACCGGACTCGTCGAGGACCCCCTGAACGGCGGTCATCATGTAGTTCGAATCCCAGCCCATGTAGAGGAAGTGCGTGTCGTCGAGGTCGTCCCACTGCCCCTTCCACGCCTTGTCGCGGTAGATCGGGCCGCCGTGCGCCGCGCAGTACGCGAGAGCGGCCTCGGTGGTGTCGGTCCAGGCACGTCGGAACACGCGGTTGAACAGGTGCTTGACGTCGTAGACCTCCCACCGCTCGCCCCGGTACTCGACGTAGTCGAACTCGCGCTCCCATCCGGCCGGCCAGCCGCGGCGGCGGACCGCGTCGAGGATCGGGGTGAGACCGTCGTCGTCGATCTCCGGCAGGGCGGGACGCGCCCAGACGCGGACCAGATCCGCCGTCAGGGCCACCGTGCGTGCGGTGATCGCCGCCGTGCCCCAAGAATCCTGGGCGGCGAGGGCGCGGGTGGCCGGCACGGCGCTGCGAGCGTAGGCATCGTCGCGCTTGCGCGGGAACGAGGCGCCGAACACCCGCTCCGTGAGACCCTGCTCGAGCAGCGTGAGGTTGCCGAGGGTCGGTGCGAGGGCACGGTGGCTGTTCTGCTCGTCCTCGGAGTACTCGCTCCAGGGACGCACACCGTCGCCGGACCAGGCGTCGCCGGGGACGGCGGGCACGACGTGCTCGACGTCGAAGCCGTCCACGTCGTCGACCCCCTCGAGCCGGCCGAGAACGTAGGCCGGATACGGCAGCTCGCTGTACTTGAGTACGGCGCTGACCCTCTCGTCCGACGGGGTGATGCGCGCGATGGCGCGGGCGAGGGCGTCGTGTCCGTCGCGACGGGCACGGCAGAGACGGGCGATCAGGCGCTCAGCGGGAAGGTTCACGAGCGCGCGGCGAAGGAACATCGCCTGGAGCCACTCGAGCGTCTCGAGGAGCTGGCTGCGGTCGATGAGGCCACGCGCGTGATCGCTGTATGCGCTCATGACCAGCGGGGAGGAGGAGCGTCCGAACGTGTTCACGTACCCCAGCTGCCGCGCGATCTCCGGGTCCTGCTCCTTCGACGGATCGAGGAGGATGCCGTAGATCTCCGCATAGTGCCGCCACGTCTCGGCGTCGGCCTGCAGGTGGGCGACGTCGACGCGCGGGAACGACTGGCGGAAGGCGCTGTACACGCCGTGCTCGCCGTTCGCCGCCACCTCTCGCCCTGTCACGAGCACGAGGTAGTGGCGCCAGAACGCGCCGATCGCCTCGCCCGTGTGCTGCTCGATCGGCAGCCAGAACCGCGCTTCCACATCCATCTGCTCGGCGTGGTTCAGCCCCATGAGGATGTAGTTGTGGATCAGTTCGTGATCCCGCAGCGGCTCGCCGGTGGAGTTCAGGCTCTCGAAGATCTGCTGCGCGTTGGCCTGGGCGCCGAGCGTGATCGAGACGTGCTCCAGTCGCTGCAGCCCCTGCCAGATGAACGGCACCTCGTCGGCATGGATCTGGCTGCGGAAGAACGCGTAGTTGTCGTCGAAGCGCGATTCGCGGTCGAGGTCGTCGCGACGGTCGAGCACGACCGACTCGTACAGATCGGCCCACGCGTCGTGCGGCCGCAGCTTCGTGCGCTGGGGGTCGTCGGGGCGGACCAGTACCCGGGCGAGGTCGGCGGCCAGCTCCGGGTTCCGGTCGCGCACGGAGTGGTGCAGCGCGGCGACGAGGAGCATGAGCGTGGTGAGCCGCTGTTGTCCGTCGATGAGGATGAGGTCGGCGTCCGGGCCGGAGCCGTCCTCGGCGGAGAGGATCGACCCGATGAAGTGGCGGTGCGCATCGTCCTCGGCGGCCACCGCCCTCACGTCGGAGAGGAGCCGCTCGCACCCGCCGATGTCCCAGCGGTACTGCCGCTGGTAGACCGGGACGACGATGGTCGTGCGTCCCGCCGCGAGCCATTCGATCGTGTTGACTGCCGTCGCCTCGACGTTGGTCGCGGTGCTCATGCTGGTGTCTCGTCCTCCCGTAGCGACAGGCGCCACGGACGCGCCGGGTGCCCCGCCCAGTCTATTCGCTTATCCACGGCGACCCTCCGGGGGAGGGCCAGGTCCCGCTGTTAGCCTTGCCTTATCAGGGCCTGTTAAAACGTGCTGGCCCCCGATGAAAGGAACATGACTCGATCATGGGATACATCAAGTCCGCAGCGCTGGAGGAGAAGGGCTTCGTCGTCCTCGACAGCTACGACCAGGAGGCTGACCCCAAGGAGTGGCTCGACATCGAGTACGTCGACTGGAAGTCCTCGGGCGACACCCGCTTCGCGCCCCTCGCCAGCGCCTTCGGCGACATCGAGTGCAACGGCTTCTGGAACCACAAGCCGCCGCGCACCGACAAGGACGGCGTCTGGATCGACGAGCAGACCGCCAAGGCCCCGAACCTCACCCGTCGTGCGCAGGAGCCCGGTGCGAACGTCGGCCGCTGCCGCGTCATCGAGCTGCAGCCGACCCCGTACGGCGACTGCCTCTACAACCTCCACCAGGACGACAACAACCGCCTGAACCCGGACGGCACCGGCTGGGTCGTCCGCGGGTTCTTCAACCTGACCGACGACAAGGACAGCTACTTCGTCCTGCGCGAGAACCGCACGGACCCCAGCATCGAGTACCGCATCGCCCTCCCGGCCGGCGCGCAGCTCATCGTCGACACCCAGCGTCTGTGGCACGCGGCCACGCACAACGGCACCGACCCGCGCTACTGCCTCATCACCTCGTGGACCTCCGGTCCCGAGCTCGACGCCTACATCGAGAAGTACCACGGCACCGACGACGTCCCGAACGTCGAGGTCCCGCAGGACGTGCTCGAGTTCGGCTACGCCGAGCAGGCCCGCAAGGACGCCGCCCGCGCGGCCTACTACGCCGCGAAGGGCCAGCAGGTCAAGCAGGCCATGAGCGAGGCCTGAGCTCCCCATCTGGGTCGCTGAGCTTGTCGAAGCGCCCGAAGGCCCCGGTCCGCGGACCGGGGCCTTCGTCGTCGAATCACATGCTTGTGATTTCGCGGGAACTCGGCGAGAATGGGCGCACAACCGCATATTGTCGCCACTTCGTGGTTCAGGTCGTAGGGGAAGACGCACCTGATGAAACGGAGAGATCATGGCGACGGCTTACGCACGCGGAGTGGTGTTCATCCACTCGGCGCCTCGCGCGCTCTGCCCGCACCTGGAATGGGCGGTAGGTCGCGCTATAGGGCGTGCGGTGAACTTCGACTGGACCGAGCAGCCCGTGCTGACCGGCGCACGCCGCGCCGAGTTCTACTGGGACGGTCCCGTCGGTACCGGCGCTGCCCTCGCGACGGCGATCCGCGGCTGGGAGCACCTCCGGTTCGAGGTGACCGAAGACCCGACGCCGCGCAGTGACGGCGGTCGATGGCTGCACACGCCGGACCTCGGCATCCACTACGCCCAGACCGATGCCGCCGGCAACATCGTCATCGGCGAGGACCGCATCCGCTATGCGATGGAGATCGCCGCGGGCAACGCCGTCGAGCTGCAGCGCGAGCTCGACATCGCCCTGGGCTCCGCCTGGGACGAGGAGCTGGAGCCCTTCCGTCACGCCAGCGACGACGCGCGCGTCGTCTGGCTCCACAAGGTCGGCTGACCGACCGTCGATACCGGGAGCGCGGAGGCGTGAGTATCGGATTCCGGTGAGTGATCCCGGACGCTGAGAAAGCGAATCCGCGCTCCGCTCGACGAAGACCCCGCTCCGGGCGACCCGGGCGGGGTCTTCGTCTGCGCCGGTCAGATCACGGCCGCGTGCGCGAGGTCGTCGACGGTGTTCACTCCACCGCCGCGCACGTCCGCCCAGGCCTGCGCCAGGCGCGTCATCGCCTCCGCCGCACGCTCGGGCGGGAGCGTGATCGGGACCCGGAGTCGCCGCTCCAGCACGCCGCCGGTCGTGAAGCGCGGTCCGGGTGGCAGGATGAGTCCCCGTTCGCGGGCAGCGAGGGAGAGCGTCGTCGACAGGGGAGCGCCGAGATCGATCCAGGCGGAGAGGCCGCCGGGCGTCTCTGGCATCCGCATCCCCGGGATCCCGGCGATTCCCGCGGCCACGGCATCCCGCCCGGCCGTGAGACGTCGCCGGACGTGCTGGGTCAGTGCCGGGACGTCGTCGAGCAGCTCCACGGCGATGCACTGCTCGAGGAGGGCCGTGCCGAGCTCGAACGAGGGGCGGACGGCCAGGAGCCGGGCGATGACCGAGCGCTCGGCGCGGACCCAGCCGATGCGCATGCCTCCCCAGGCGATCTTCGACATCGATCCCACCGTGATCACGTTCGGGCCATCGGCCGCCATCGGCGCCGGTGCCCATCCCCGGTCGATGTCGAGCTCTGCCGTCGTCTCGTCGACGATCAGGTGCGTGCCGGTGTTGCGGGCCGTCGTCGCGATCCGGGACCGCTCCTCCTGCGGCAGCGTCGCGCCGGTGGGGTTGTGGAAGTCCGGGATGAGGTACGCGACGTGCGGGCGCGCGGTCCGCAGGGTGTCGGTGAAGTGCCGGGTGTCCCAGCCGTCGGTGTCGACCGGTGTCGGCACCAGCCGGTAGCCGTGCCGGTGCAGAGCCTCGAGCGCATGCGGGAAGGTCGGCTGCTCCACGAGGGCGCGTTCGCCGCGGCGGCCGATCGCCGTGAGGATGAGGTTGACGGCGTTCAGGGCGCCGGAGGTGATCATGATCTCGTCGGCCGAGGTCGCTGCGCCGCGTTCGGTGAACCGGCGGGCCACGGCTTCGCGGAGCTCGGGAAGGCCCTGCAGCGAATAGCCGCTCGTCCCGCGCAGGGCCGCCAGCCGGGGGAGGGATCGCACGGTCGCGTCATACAGGCCGGGGGTCGAGTCCATCGAGGCGATCGACAGATCGATCGCCTCGTCGTCCCGGTCCGGGGCCGCCGCGGACGGGCCATGCGGCAGAGCCACTCTGGTGCTTCCGCCGTGTCGCCGGTTCACGTAGCCGCCAGCTTCGAGAACGCCGTAGGCGCGGGTGATGGTCGAGCGTGACCGCCGCAGCTCGAGCGCGAGGGCGCGCTCGCTCGGCAGCCGCTCGCCGACAGTGAGTCGTCCATCGAGGATGAGCGCCCTGATGCGGTCGGCCAGGCCCGACGCTGAGGCGTCGTCGATGTCCTGCGTACCGAGCTGGGTGACGAGACGGGAGGCCATGCCTCCAGCCTGCCGCAAAGTGGCCTTCCTTGTGCAGACCACTTTTCGCTCAGTGGTCGGCCTCGTCACGCCTTCGCACGGGCCACGATGGAGAGATGCTCTTCCGTGCCGTCTTCCTGCCGTTCACCGCGACCAGCCGTCGAGACCTGGTCGAGCGGCTGGTGCAGCTCGTGGGCGGGCTCTTCCTCTACGGCGTCGCCCTCGGCTTCATGGTGCGCGGCGGCATCGGCGTCGCGCCCTGGGACGTGCTCTCGCTGGGCGTCGCGCGCTGGACGGGACTCGGGTACGGAGTCGTCACGGTGCTGATCTCGATCGTCGTCCTGCTGCTGTGGATCCCGCTCCGTCAACGGGTGGGTCTCGGCACCCTGCTCAACGCGTTGCTCATCGGACCGTTCGCCGATCTCACGCTCCTCGTGCTGCCGGCACCGGGGTCGGTCTGGGCGGGGGCGCCCATGTTCGTTTTCGGACTCGTGCTGCTGGCGTTCGCCACCGGTCTCTACATCGCGGCGGACTTCGGCCCTGGACCGCGCGACGGACTCATGACGGGGCTCGTCCGGGTGACCCGGTGGCCGGTCTGGTTGGCGCGGACGGTCATCGAGGGCTCCGTGCTGCTCGTCGGGTTCCTTCTCGGCGGTCCGGTGGGCGTCGGCACCGTCCTGTTCGCGTTCGGCGTCGGCCCGCTGATCGGCTGGTTCCTCCCGCGGATCGAGCGCCGCCGCCGTGCCCGTTCGCAGCGCCTCGCCGTCCTGCCGAGCGCGCCCCTGGGTCCCTGAGCCTGTCGAAGGGCTCGAGCGGCCCGCCGTCATGAGGAAGGCCCCCGGGAGATCATCCCGGGGGCCTTCGTCAGGAAGGGGAAGCGGTCAGTCGACGCTGCCCAGCACGAGCACGGCGTTGTGTCCGCCGAAGCCGAACGAGTTGCTGATGGCGATCTGCGGGCCGTCGCCGAGCGGAGCCGCCTCTCCGGACAGACGGAACGGCACCTCCGGGTCCGGCTCGGTCATGTTGATCGTCGGCGGGGCCACGCGGTCCCGCAGCGCGAGGAGGGAGAAGATCGCCTCCAGCGCGCCGGTCCCGCCCAGCAGATGGCCGGTCGACGCCTTGGTGGCCGACACCGGGATCTCATCGATCCGGTCGCCGAAGACGTTCTTCAGCGCGACGTACTCGTTGGGGTCGCCGACCGGCGTCGAGGTCGCGTGGGCGTTGATGTGCGTCACCTGGTCGGGGGTGATCCCGGCCTCTTCGAGGGCCTGGACGACCGCACGGGCCGCCCCCTTGCCCTCGGGGTCGTTGCCGGTGATGTGGTAGGCGTCGGCGGTCACGCCGCCGCCGAGGATGTAGCCGTAGATCTTCGCGCCGCGGGCCTTGGCGTGCTCCTCGGTCTCGAGGATGAGGGCGGCAGCGCCCTCGCCCATCACGAAGCCGTCGCGGTCGATGGCACCGGGTCGGGAGGCGTGGGCCGGGTCGTCGTTGCGACGTGACAGCGCCTGCGCGGAGGCGAACGCGGCCATAGTGATCGGGTGGATCGCCGACTCGGTGCCGCCGGCGATGACGACGTCGGCCAGGCCCTCCTGCAGGTGGTGGAAGGCGTGGATGATCGACTCGGTGCTGGAGGCGCAGGCGCTGACGACGGTCTGCGCGTAGGCGCGGGCCTCGAACTGCAGCGACAGGTTGCCGGCGGCCGCATTCGGCATCAGCATCGGCACCGTCAGCGGCATGACCCGGCGTGGGCCCTTCTCGCGCAGGGTGTCCCAGGCGTCGAGCAGTGTCCACAGACCGCCGATGCCCGTCGCGAAGTCGACGCCGAGACGCTCGGGAGCCACCTCGGGCGAGCCGGCGTCCTCCCAGGCCTCACGTGCCGCGATGAGGGCGAACTGCGACGAGGGGTCGAGACGCTTCGCCTCGTGGCGGGGCAGCACCTCTTCCGGGCGGACGATCGCGGAAGCGGCGAACGTGACGGGCAGGTCGTACTCTTGCACCCAGTCGTGCTCGATCGTGCGGGCGCCGGAGGCACCGGCGAGCAGGTTGGTCCAGTTCTCCGGGGCCGTTCCGCCGATGGCGGAGGTGGCGCCGATGCCGGTGACGACGATGCGCTTGGTCATGGGGTGTGGTTCCTTGTCGAAACGAGTTCGTGCGGGGGATGGGCAGGGCCGGAGGATGCCACGCCTCGCGCAGGGCGAGGGTGGCATCCTGCCGGGATTACTCCTGGCCCGCGACGATGAAGTTGACGGCGTCGCCGACGGTCTTCAGGTTCTTGACCTCGTCGTCGGGGATGGTGACGCCGAACTTCTCCTCGGCGTTGACGACGATCGTCATCATCGAGATCGAGTCGATGTCGAGGTCGTCCGTGAACGACTTCTCCAGGGCGACCTCGCTGGCGTTGATGCCGGTCTCGTCGGTGATCAGCTCTGCGAGGCCGGCGAGGACCTCATCGTTGGTGAAAGCCATGGTGGTCTTCCTCTTTCTTACGGGTTGTATTCGGAACCGTGGAACAGTCTAGGGAAGGTCGGTGCGTCTTCAGGGGAGGACGACGACCTGGGCCGCGAAGACGAGGCCGGCACCGAAGCCGATCTGCAGGGCGAGCCCGCCGGAGAGCTCCGGGTGCTCGGTCATGAGACGGTGGCTGGCGAGCGGGATCGAGGCAGCCGACGTGTTGCCGGTGGTCTCGATGTCACGGGCGATGACCGTCGTCTCCGGCAGGCCGAGCTGCTTGGCGAACTCGTCGATGATGCGCATGTTTGCCTGGTGCGGGATGAAGGCGGCGAGGTCGGTGGCCTGGATCCCGGCCTTCTCCAGTGCCTCGCGTGCGACCTTCGCCATCTCCCAGACCGCCCAGCGGAAGACCGTCGGGCCCTCCTGACGGAGCGTCGGCCACGGCACCACGCCGTCGCGGAAGTCGGTGAGGGTACCGTTCATGCCGACCGCGTCGGCCTTGGAGCCGTCGCTGCCCCACACGGCGGGGGCGATGCCCGGCGTGTCGCTGGGACCGATGAGCGCGGCGCCGGCGCCGTCGCCGAGGAGGAACGAGATGCTGCGGTCGGTCGGGTCGACGACGTCGGAGAGCTTCTCCGTGCCGATCACGAGCGCGTGGCGCGCGGCGCCGGCCTTGATGAGCGCGTCCGCCTGGGCGACGGCATAGGCATAGCCGGCGCAGGCCGCGTTGATGTCGTACGCCGCCGCCGGGTTGGCCCCGACCCGGTCCGCCACGATCGCGGAGACCGACGGCGTCTGCTTCGGGTTGCTGATGGTCGCGACGATGACGAGGTCGACCTGGTCGGCCGGCACACCCGACTTCTCGATGGCCTCGGCCGCCGCCGCGGTCGCGAGGTCGATGGCGTCCGTCCCCTTGTCGGCCCGGGCGCGGGTGATGATGCCGGTGCGCTGCCGGATCCACTCATCGCTCGAGTCGATCGGGCCGATGAGGTCTTCGTTGGGCACCGCGTTCTCGCCGCGGGCTGCGCCGAACGCGTAGATGCGTGTGTAGGCGGGCCCGGCGATCTGGGCGAGGGAGGCGGTCATGCGGCTTCTCCGTTCAGCAGCGCGACGGCGGCTTCGAGGTCTTCGGGGGTCTTCACGGCGACGGTCGGCACGCCGCGCAGGCCGCGCTTGGCGAGACCGACGAGGGCGCCGGCGGGGGCGAGCTCGATCACGCCGGTCACTCCGGCGTCGGCGAACGAGGTCATGCAGAGGTCCCACCGGACGGGGGAGGAGACCTGGTCGACGAGGTAGTCGAGCGCTGTCCGGCCGTCGGTCACGACCGAGCCGTCGCGGTTGGTCCAGAGCGTGATCTCGGGGTCTCCCGGCTGCACATCGGCGACCGCGTCGCGGAGGGTCGAGACGGCGGAGGACATGTAGTCGGTGTGGAACGCGCCGGCGACCTGGAGCGGCACCACGCGCGTGCCCCTGACCGGCTCCTCGGCGAGGGCCGACAGGGCCGGAAGCGGACCGGCGACGACGATCTGCCCGCCGCCGTTGAAGTTCGCCGGCGCGAGGCCGAGTTCGGCGAGGCGG includes:
- a CDS encoding beta-ketoacyl-ACP synthase III translates to MTASLAQIAGPAYTRIYAFGAARGENAVPNEDLIGPIDSSDEWIRQRTGIITRARADKGTDAIDLATAAAAEAIEKSGVPADQVDLVIVATISNPKQTPSVSAIVADRVGANPAAAYDINAACAGYAYAVAQADALIKAGAARHALVIGTEKLSDVVDPTDRSISFLLGDGAGAALIGPSDTPGIAPAVWGSDGSKADAVGMNGTLTDFRDGVVPWPTLRQEGPTVFRWAVWEMAKVAREALEKAGIQATDLAAFIPHQANMRIIDEFAKQLGLPETTVIARDIETTGNTSAASIPLASHRLMTEHPELSGGLALQIGFGAGLVFAAQVVVLP
- a CDS encoding DUF3145 domain-containing protein; translation: MATAYARGVVFIHSAPRALCPHLEWAVGRAIGRAVNFDWTEQPVLTGARRAEFYWDGPVGTGAALATAIRGWEHLRFEVTEDPTPRSDGGRWLHTPDLGIHYAQTDAAGNIVIGEDRIRYAMEIAAGNAVELQRELDIALGSAWDEELEPFRHASDDARVVWLHKVG
- a CDS encoding DUF262 domain-containing protein; amino-acid sequence: MSTATNVEATAVNTIEWLAAGRTTIVVPVYQRQYRWDIGGCERLLSDVRAVAAEDDAHRHFIGSILSAEDGSGPDADLILIDGQQRLTTLMLLVAALHHSVRDRNPELAADLARVLVRPDDPQRTKLRPHDAWADLYESVVLDRRDDLDRESRFDDNYAFFRSQIHADEVPFIWQGLQRLEHVSITLGAQANAQQIFESLNSTGEPLRDHELIHNYILMGLNHAEQMDVEARFWLPIEQHTGEAIGAFWRHYLVLVTGREVAANGEHGVYSAFRQSFPRVDVAHLQADAETWRHYAEIYGILLDPSKEQDPEIARQLGYVNTFGRSSSPLVMSAYSDHARGLIDRSQLLETLEWLQAMFLRRALVNLPAERLIARLCRARRDGHDALARAIARITPSDERVSAVLKYSELPYPAYVLGRLEGVDDVDGFDVEHVVPAVPGDAWSGDGVRPWSEYSEDEQNSHRALAPTLGNLTLLEQGLTERVFGASFPRKRDDAYARSAVPATRALAAQDSWGTAAITARTVALTADLVRVWARPALPEIDDDGLTPILDAVRRRGWPAGWEREFDYVEYRGERWEVYDVKHLFNRVFRRAWTDTTEAALAYCAAHGGPIYRDKAWKGQWDDLDDTHFLYMGWDSNYMMTAVQGVLDESGIAAEVFVKYSYIGNVM
- a CDS encoding beta-ketoacyl-[acyl-carrier-protein] synthase family protein, giving the protein MTKRIVVTGIGATSAIGGTAPENWTNLLAGASGARTIEHDWVQEYDLPVTFAASAIVRPEEVLPRHEAKRLDPSSQFALIAAREAWEDAGSPEVAPERLGVDFATGIGGLWTLLDAWDTLREKGPRRVMPLTVPMLMPNAAAGNLSLQFEARAYAQTVVSACASSTESIIHAFHHLQEGLADVVIAGGTESAIHPITMAAFASAQALSRRNDDPAHASRPGAIDRDGFVMGEGAAALILETEEHAKARGAKIYGYILGGGVTADAYHITGNDPEGKGAARAVVQALEEAGITPDQVTHINAHATSTPVGDPNEYVALKNVFGDRIDEIPVSATKASTGHLLGGTGALEAIFSLLALRDRVAPPTINMTEPDPEVPFRLSGEAAPLGDGPQIAISNSFGFGGHNAVLVLGSVD
- a CDS encoding type B 50S ribosomal protein L31, which encodes MKTDIHPEYKAVVFRDLGSGETFLTRSTVTSDKTVELDGVEYPVIDVEISSASHPFYTGKQRIMDSAGRVEKFNQRFKGFGGSSK
- a CDS encoding membrane protein YczE encodes the protein MLFRAVFLPFTATSRRDLVERLVQLVGGLFLYGVALGFMVRGGIGVAPWDVLSLGVARWTGLGYGVVTVLISIVVLLLWIPLRQRVGLGTLLNALLIGPFADLTLLVLPAPGSVWAGAPMFVFGLVLLAFATGLYIAADFGPGPRDGLMTGLVRVTRWPVWLARTVIEGSVLLVGFLLGGPVGVGTVLFAFGVGPLIGWFLPRIERRRRARSQRLAVLPSAPLGP
- a CDS encoding acyl carrier protein, with translation MAFTNDEVLAGLAELITDETGINASEVALEKSFTDDLDIDSISMMTIVVNAEEKFGVTIPDDEVKNLKTVGDAVNFIVAGQE
- a CDS encoding alpha/beta fold hydrolase produces the protein MTMTTVIRRRLLDLAVEEHTLTVPLVWEDPADTRTIDVFARVVARDGGETLPYLVFLQGGPGHEAPRPFHASTAPAWLDQALAHYRLVLLDQRGTGLSSPVGDGDLARGAAAVAEHLTHLRADAIVRDCEALREHLGASSWSVLGQSFGGFTTLSYLSTHADSLDDVFITGGLSTVERDPDEVYALCYDKMRLASERYYRRFPEHRDVMRRLIDLADAGDLILPDGEVVSRSRLRSVGSALGTDDGWQTVWSLLERDPSSNAFRYDLAHAMPFGGRNPLYYAFHESSYASGHATRWSAERVEPDDFRDDPTLFTGEHIRREWADTVPGLQPWRDVTSILADHVWPRIYEPEALAASGATGAAAVYVNDVYVPLEFSLETARLLPGVTPWVTSEHEHNGLRTGPVLARLIDLAQGRRVR
- a CDS encoding MocR-like transcription factor YczR, giving the protein MASRLVTQLGTQDIDDASASGLADRIRALILDGRLTVGERLPSERALALELRRSRSTITRAYGVLEAGGYVNRRHGGSTRVALPHGPSAAAPDRDDEAIDLSIASMDSTPGLYDATVRSLPRLAALRGTSGYSLQGLPELREAVARRFTERGAATSADEIMITSGALNAVNLILTAIGRRGERALVEQPTFPHALEALHRHGYRLVPTPVDTDGWDTRHFTDTLRTARPHVAYLIPDFHNPTGATLPQEERSRIATTARNTGTHLIVDETTAELDIDRGWAPAPMAADGPNVITVGSMSKIAWGGMRIGWVRAERSVIARLLAVRPSFELGTALLEQCIAVELLDDVPALTQHVRRRLTAGRDAVAAGIAGIPGMRMPETPGGLSAWIDLGAPLSTTLSLAARERGLILPPGPRFTTGGVLERRLRVPITLPPERAAEAMTRLAQAWADVRGGGVNTVDDLAHAAVI
- a CDS encoding ABC transporter ATP-binding protein, with protein sequence MPIALEFTDVVVRREGRNIIDHVTWQVSDDQRWVILGPNGAGKTTLLQLADTLMHPTSGTVTVLGETLGRTDVFEVRPRIGFASTAMAKRIPRDETVLNTVLTAAYSVLGRWNESYEDIDERRALRVLGDWRLAHLADRTFGTLSDGEQKRVQIARAVMTDPELLLLDEPTASLDLGSREELLALLGGYASAPTTPAMLMVTHHVEEIPVGFTHVLLIRDGAVVAAGPIAETLTADALSETFGMPIALSSENGRYSARAAS